GCCTTCCTCGCCGTCGTCCGCGAGACGTAGCCAGCGAACTCCTCGTCGTTCTTCTTGACTGCGGCGGCGACGTTTTGCTTGATCGCGTCGGCCAGCCGCTCCTGCTCAAGTAGCTTTTGCGCTTCGGTCATAGGAATTTTTTAACGAAGTCAATCGCCTCACCGGACCCATAGCAGACGGCGGCATGACAGTCGTCGCCCACGCGGTTAAGGTCACGGAGCCACGCAACCTGCTCGTCCGACAGCCGCGTCCCGTTCGCGCCCCCCTGCGGGCCGCGCGGGCGCTTCAGTTCGACGAAGACGAGGCCGGTCACGCCGTCGCCCTTACCGACGACGACGCAGTAATCCGGGAAGCCGGGGCGCACGCCTTCGAGGTGGTTCCTGCGCTTCGTCCCCCAGCTCCTCGTGAAGGTCTCCTGCGCGAGGTGGGTGTAGCGGCGCACGTTGCCGAGGGCGACCTGCGTATCGAGCCACTCGCGGAAGGCGACTGCCTCGGCGTGCTCGGTCGGGACGGGCGGGCGCTCGGTGGCGCGCCTCATATCTCCCTGAACGCCGCGAGCGCGGCGCCCTCTATCTCCCTCGCGAGGCGCATGGCCTCCTTCGGCTCAAGCTCCGCGTAGCCTCCCTTCATGCGGGAGGGCAAGATCACCACAAGCTGGACCTTGTCCCCCTCCCGCTTGGCCTCAACGCGCGTCAGCTTCCTCTGGTTGATGTTCATAGTTTTGTTTTTTCCTCTCGCCGGAGAGCGCCGCCTCGCAGCACTTCACCGAGCAGAACGTCCTCGGCCTCCCGCCGACGTTGACGATGAGGGCGTTGCGCCCATACCTGTCTAGGTTCAGGCGGCACTTCTCGCAGGTGCGGGGCATAGGTCAGTCGGCCAGCGCCGCGTTCCATGGGGTCGTCTCGCGCTTCTGCCTCTTGGCCGTGGGCGGCGGCGGGTCTTCCCGCCCCTCGCGCTCCGCTATCTCCGCCCCCGTGAGCTCCCCGCGCATGGCGGCGAGGGCGTCGCACTGCTCGCACCGGCCCCACCTCTCGGCGTATTCCTGCGCCGGCCGCGTGGGGAGCGGGGCGCGGCACTCGCTGACGGGGCAATGCGTCATACGCGCCCCCTCCCGACCCGCCGCACGGCGCGGCGCGTCAGTTCCTCGCGCGTCTCCGGCTTCCACCTCTTGACCGCCGTGAGGGCGTCCTTGACGTGGCCCCGCGCGTCGTAGACGAGGGAAGCGA
The window above is part of the Parcubacteria group bacterium genome. Proteins encoded here:
- a CDS encoding VRR-NUC domain-containing protein; protein product: MRRATERPPVPTEHAEAVAFREWLDTQVALGNVRRYTHLAQETFTRSWGTKRRNHLEGVRPGFPDYCVVVGKGDGVTGLVFVELKRPRGPQGGANGTRLSDEQVAWLRDLNRVGDDCHAAVCYGSGEAIDFVKKFL